One uncultured Alphaproteobacteria bacterium genomic region harbors:
- a CDS encoding Penicillin-binding protein 2 (PBP-2) — protein MSGARDSERGKLFTRRTALLAGGQAALTLALAGRMYYLQVIEAERYGILADENRISLRLLPPPRGLIVDRFGREMAVNRQNFRVLVVREQTPDLGQTLDALGLVIPLTDNDKRRIRREVERKRAFMPVQVKENLTWEEMAQIQLNAPDLPGVVIDEGLTRFYPYGDGGAQVLGYVSSVSERDLTGEALLELPGFRIGKAGIEKTYDLALRGKGGNSKVEVNAYGRVIRELERKEGTPGVNLTLTLDLELQQFAVERIGEESAAAVVMDVHTGEVLVMASTPSFDPNAFNRGLSSEEWNALINNERAPLRNKCISAQFSPGSTFKLVVAMAALEAGVITPEQTVFCPGHVDLGSHRFHCWKKTGHGTVNMIEAIQHSCDVYFYEVARRVGIDRIADVARRFGLGDTLGVDLPNEVGGLIPDRAWKRAFNGQPWLPGETLNAGIGQGYVLTTPLQLAVMTARIANGGVAVRPRLTREQVSPAGIKAAAVDAVQSVGINPKSIGIVRRGMNEVVNNPAGTARRAAFDVNGQKMAGKTGTSQVRRITMKERETTGVIKNEALPWRERDHALFVAFAPVEAPRYACCVVVEHGGGGSAVAAPIASAILQETLRRDPSRQRPPSPTETQA, from the coding sequence ATGAGCGGCGCGCGCGACAGCGAACGGGGCAAGCTCTTCACCCGCCGCACCGCCTTGCTGGCGGGCGGGCAGGCGGCGCTCACCCTCGCGCTCGCCGGGCGGATGTACTACCTCCAGGTGATCGAGGCGGAGCGCTACGGCATCCTCGCCGACGAGAATCGCATCTCGCTCCGGCTGTTGCCGCCGCCGCGCGGCCTGATCGTCGACCGCTTCGGCCGCGAGATGGCGGTGAACCGCCAGAACTTCCGCGTTCTCGTGGTGCGCGAGCAGACCCCCGACCTCGGCCAGACCCTCGACGCCCTCGGCCTGGTGATACCGCTCACCGACAACGACAAGCGCCGCATCCGCCGCGAGGTGGAGCGCAAGCGCGCGTTCATGCCGGTGCAGGTGAAGGAGAACCTGACCTGGGAGGAGATGGCGCAGATCCAGCTCAACGCGCCCGATCTGCCCGGTGTGGTGATCGACGAGGGTCTGACCCGCTTCTACCCCTACGGCGACGGCGGCGCGCAGGTGCTGGGCTACGTCTCCTCGGTGTCCGAGCGCGACCTCACCGGCGAGGCGCTGCTGGAGCTGCCGGGCTTCCGCATCGGCAAGGCCGGAATCGAAAAGACCTACGACCTCGCGCTGCGCGGCAAGGGCGGCAACTCGAAGGTCGAGGTCAACGCCTACGGCCGGGTGATCCGCGAGCTCGAACGCAAGGAGGGCACGCCGGGCGTCAACCTCACCCTCACGCTCGATCTCGAGCTCCAGCAGTTCGCGGTCGAGCGGATCGGCGAGGAGAGCGCCGCGGCGGTGGTGATGGACGTCCACACCGGCGAGGTGCTGGTGATGGCCTCGACGCCGTCGTTCGATCCCAACGCCTTCAACCGCGGCCTCTCCAGCGAGGAGTGGAACGCGCTGATCAACAACGAACGCGCGCCGTTGCGCAACAAGTGCATCTCGGCGCAGTTCTCGCCCGGCTCCACCTTCAAGCTGGTGGTGGCGATGGCGGCGCTCGAAGCCGGGGTGATCACGCCGGAGCAGACGGTGTTCTGCCCCGGCCACGTCGATCTCGGCTCGCATCGCTTCCACTGCTGGAAGAAGACCGGCCATGGCACCGTCAACATGATCGAGGCGATCCAGCACTCCTGCGACGTCTATTTCTACGAGGTGGCGCGTCGCGTCGGCATCGACCGCATCGCCGATGTGGCCCGGCGCTTCGGTCTCGGCGATACCCTCGGCGTCGACCTCCCCAACGAGGTCGGCGGCCTGATCCCCGACCGCGCCTGGAAGCGCGCCTTCAACGGCCAGCCCTGGCTGCCGGGTGAAACCCTCAACGCCGGCATCGGTCAGGGCTACGTGCTGACGACGCCGCTGCAGCTCGCGGTGATGACCGCGCGGATCGCCAACGGCGGCGTCGCGGTGCGGCCGCGGCTGACGCGCGAACAGGTCTCGCCCGCCGGGATCAAGGCGGCGGCGGTCGATGCCGTCCAGTCGGTGGGGATCAATCCCAAGTCGATCGGCATCGTGCGGCGCGGCATGAACGAGGTGGTCAACAATCCCGCCGGAACTGCACGCCGCGCCGCGTTCGACGTCAACGGCCAGAAGATGGCGGGCAAGACCGGCACCTCGCAGGTGCGCCGCATCACCATGAAGGAGCGCGAGACCACCGGCGTGATCAAGAACGAGGCGCTGCCCTGGCGCGAGCGCGACCATGCGCTGTTCGTCGCCTTCGCCCCGGTGGAGGCGCCGCGCTACGCCTGCTGCGTCGTCGTCGAGCACGGCGGCGGCGGGTCGGCGGTGGCGGCGCCGATCGCGTCGGCGATCCTGCAGGAAACCCTGCGGCGCGATCCTTCGCGCCAGCGTCCGCCGTCGCCCACGGAGACTCAGGCCTGA
- the adh gene encoding Alcohol dehydrogenase: protein MTDLSAPILIVRPPRVAFGSGVAAQVGPWLAARGCRRVLVVADAFNAARVEVLGLAGTVTVYGRITAEPTTADLDAVTEAALECGAEAVVGFGGGSAMDLAKLAAVLPGSGQSLADVVGVELVQAKRAVLVQVPTTAGTGSEAGTRALVTDPRTFAKLAVQSEHMLADLAAIDPDLTLSMPAAITAATGVDALTHCVESFTNKRAHPTIDHYALEGIRLVGRWLPRAIADGGDRAARAGMALASFYGGICLGPVNTAAGHAVAYPLGTRHHVAHGAANAAIFPHVLAFNAPVVPERTALVLEALGLARETEPAAALAAAYGWCERIGCTMRLRDFGVTEADIEIMATEAHAIRRLLDNNPRDLSREDIAAIYTAAF, encoded by the coding sequence ATGACCGACCTTTCCGCACCGATCCTGATCGTCCGCCCGCCGCGCGTCGCGTTCGGCTCCGGCGTCGCCGCCCAGGTGGGGCCGTGGCTGGCCGCACGCGGCTGCCGCCGCGTTCTCGTCGTCGCCGACGCCTTCAACGCCGCGCGCGTCGAGGTTCTCGGCCTCGCCGGAACTGTGACGGTATACGGCAGGATCACCGCCGAGCCCACCACCGCCGACCTCGACGCCGTCACCGAGGCGGCGCTCGAGTGCGGCGCGGAGGCGGTCGTCGGCTTCGGCGGCGGCAGCGCCATGGATCTCGCCAAGCTCGCCGCGGTGCTGCCGGGCTCCGGCCAGAGCCTCGCCGACGTGGTGGGGGTGGAACTGGTGCAGGCGAAGCGGGCGGTGCTGGTGCAGGTGCCGACCACCGCCGGGACCGGCAGCGAGGCGGGCACCCGCGCGCTCGTCACCGACCCCCGCACCTTCGCCAAGCTCGCGGTGCAGAGCGAGCACATGCTCGCCGATCTCGCGGCGATCGACCCGGACCTCACCCTGTCGATGCCCGCGGCGATCACCGCCGCCACCGGCGTCGACGCCCTCACCCACTGCGTCGAATCGTTCACCAACAAGCGGGCGCACCCGACCATCGACCATTACGCGCTCGAAGGCATCCGCCTCGTCGGCCGCTGGCTGCCGCGCGCGATCGCCGACGGCGGCGACCGCGCCGCCCGCGCGGGCATGGCACTCGCGTCGTTCTACGGCGGCATCTGCCTGGGGCCGGTCAACACCGCCGCCGGTCATGCGGTCGCCTATCCCCTCGGCACCCGCCACCACGTCGCCCACGGCGCGGCGAACGCGGCGATCTTCCCCCACGTGCTCGCGTTCAACGCGCCGGTGGTGCCCGAGCGCACCGCCCTGGTGCTGGAGGCCCTCGGCCTCGCCCGCGAGACCGAACCGGCGGCGGCGCTGGCGGCGGCCTACGGCTGGTGCGAGCGGATCGGCTGCACCATGCGGCTGCGCGATTTCGGCGTGACCGAAGCGGACATCGAGATCATGGCGACCGAGGCCCACGCGATCCGCCGCCTGCTCGACAACAACCCGCGCGACCTCTCGCGCGAAGATATCGCCGCGATCTATACCGCGGCGTTCTGA
- a CDS encoding putative Rod shape-determining protein MreD (Evidence 3 : Function proposed based on presence of conserved amino acid motif, structural feature or limited homology), with translation MIIEKTFREKLDLAVRQTLPFVTAVIAALLMATQTHVPRLNSMMPMLSLGVAFFWSVHRPQLFGIGAAFVVGLLQDLVTGVPLGLGTMILLLTRAAVAPQARLFLGKPFVMHWWGFILLSFAAAAVSWLVAAVVLGVLAPVGLVVMSALLGVVVFPLVYGVCSIVERLLAEEP, from the coding sequence GTGATCATCGAGAAGACATTCCGGGAGAAGCTCGATCTGGCGGTGCGCCAGACCCTGCCGTTCGTCACCGCGGTGATCGCCGCGCTGCTGATGGCGACGCAGACCCACGTGCCGCGCCTCAACTCGATGATGCCGATGCTCAGTCTCGGCGTGGCGTTCTTCTGGTCGGTCCACCGGCCGCAGCTGTTCGGCATCGGCGCGGCGTTCGTCGTCGGCCTGCTGCAGGACCTCGTCACCGGCGTGCCGCTCGGGCTCGGCACGATGATCCTGCTGCTCACCCGGGCGGCGGTGGCGCCGCAGGCGCGGCTGTTCCTCGGCAAGCCGTTCGTGATGCACTGGTGGGGCTTCATTCTGCTGTCGTTCGCGGCGGCGGCGGTGTCGTGGCTGGTGGCGGCGGTGGTTCTCGGGGTGCTGGCGCCGGTCGGCCTGGTGGTGATGTCGGCGTTGCTCGGCGTCGTCGTCTTTCCCCTCGTCTACGGCGTGTGCAGCATCGTCGAACGGCTGCTGGCGGAGGAACCATGA
- a CDS encoding Outer membrane protein Omp31 (fragment), with translation MDLSDWRGSGSLMAGYSRQFGNVVLGLDASVDALFLNPEKTATFRVLSGAQPTAWVRQEVSADWMATLRPRVGWAQDRWQVYTTGGPAVTRLKVSTSYDDDYDAVGGHGRSTTRKTKLGWSAGMGGEYALDENWALNAQFLYTDFGSVKTKTHVTHAAHVETADVHSKADLKTTSIMFGLTYRFNSF, from the coding sequence ATGGATTTGTCCGACTGGCGCGGATCGGGCAGCCTGATGGCCGGCTACAGCCGGCAATTCGGCAACGTCGTCCTCGGTCTCGATGCGAGTGTCGATGCCCTTTTTCTCAACCCCGAGAAAACCGCGACGTTCAGGGTTCTATCCGGGGCGCAGCCGACGGCCTGGGTCCGCCAGGAGGTGTCCGCGGATTGGATGGCGACCCTGCGGCCGCGCGTGGGTTGGGCCCAGGATCGATGGCAGGTGTACACCACGGGCGGCCCGGCGGTGACCCGGTTGAAAGTCTCCACCAGCTATGACGATGACTACGACGCCGTCGGCGGGCATGGTCGGAGCACAACCAGAAAGACGAAACTCGGGTGGTCTGCCGGTATGGGGGGCGAATATGCCCTCGATGAAAATTGGGCGCTGAACGCGCAGTTCCTGTACACCGATTTCGGCAGCGTAAAAACCAAGACACATGTGACACATGCGGCGCATGTCGAAACAGCCGACGTCCATAGCAAGGCCGATCTCAAGACCACGTCCATCATGTTCGGCCTCACATACCGATTCAACAGCTTCTAA
- the mrdB gene encoding cell wall shape-determining protein (Evidence 2a : Function of homologous gene experimentally demonstrated in an other organism; PubMedId : 3316191; Product type cp : cell process), translating into MPAQFRTLQDRLHHQDMSLGEKLRQISWTYLLLIGVVATIGFFMLYSAANGQWDPWADRQVVRFGIGIVAMIALAVINIRLYLRYAYVFYAFALVLLVAVDVRGVIGMGAQRWIDFGFIRLQPSELMKIALMLTLARYFHGLSIEDVGRPIKLIAPVLMTLVPVALILKQPDLGTALMLMMASGIVFFAAGVRIWKFVVVLAGGLAAVPVAWGMLHDYQRNRVLTFLNPERDPLGAGYHILQSKIALGSGGMFGRGFMQGTQSHLNFLPEKQTDFIFTMLAEEFGMVGGLTLLALYTLIIVFGVVIALRCRHHFGRLLALGLTANFFLYVFINIAMVMGLIPVVGVPLPLISYGGTVMLTLMCGFGVVQCVNVHRDVQLGRGGGGGDP; encoded by the coding sequence ATGCCCGCGCAGTTCCGGACCCTGCAGGACCGCCTGCACCACCAGGACATGAGCCTCGGCGAAAAACTCCGCCAGATCAGCTGGACCTATCTGCTGCTGATCGGCGTGGTGGCGACGATCGGCTTCTTCATGCTCTACTCCGCCGCCAACGGCCAGTGGGATCCGTGGGCGGACCGGCAGGTGGTGCGTTTCGGCATCGGCATCGTCGCGATGATCGCGCTCGCGGTGATCAACATCCGTCTCTACCTGCGCTACGCCTACGTCTTCTACGCCTTCGCCCTGGTGCTGCTGGTGGCGGTGGACGTGCGCGGCGTGATCGGCATGGGCGCGCAGCGGTGGATCGACTTCGGGTTCATCCGCCTCCAGCCTTCGGAGCTGATGAAGATCGCCCTGATGCTGACGCTCGCGCGCTACTTCCACGGTCTTTCGATCGAGGACGTCGGCCGCCCGATCAAGCTGATCGCGCCGGTGCTGATGACGCTCGTGCCGGTGGCGCTGATTCTCAAGCAGCCCGATCTCGGCACCGCGCTGATGCTGATGATGGCGTCGGGCATCGTGTTCTTCGCCGCCGGGGTGCGGATCTGGAAATTCGTGGTGGTGCTCGCGGGCGGCCTCGCCGCGGTTCCGGTGGCATGGGGCATGCTGCACGACTATCAGCGCAACCGCGTGCTCACCTTCCTCAATCCGGAGCGCGATCCGCTCGGCGCGGGCTATCACATCCTGCAATCGAAGATCGCGCTCGGCTCGGGCGGAATGTTCGGCCGCGGCTTCATGCAGGGAACCCAGAGCCACCTCAATTTCCTGCCCGAGAAGCAGACCGACTTCATCTTCACCATGCTCGCCGAGGAGTTCGGCATGGTCGGCGGGCTCACCCTGCTCGCGCTCTATACCCTGATCATCGTCTTCGGCGTGGTGATCGCGCTGCGGTGCCGCCATCACTTCGGCCGCCTGCTGGCGCTCGGGCTGACCGCGAACTTCTTCCTCTACGTGTTCATCAACATCGCCATGGTGATGGGGTTGATTCCGGTGGTGGGGGTGCCGCTGCCGCTGATTTCCTACGGCGGCACGGTGATGCTGACGCTGATGTGCGGCTTCGGCGTGGTGCAGTGCGTGAACGTCCATCGCGACGTTCAGCTCGGCCGCGGCGGCGGCGGCGGCGATCCGTAA
- a CDS encoding hypothetical protein (Evidence 5 : No homology to any previously reported sequences), with the protein MELAAIRSSRAAPLRKTLSRRNIRSRTLRSRSGAAFVRHLRHTAVTELATAGCSALEIAGVTGHTLKSVNEIPERYLVRTSDLAAAATENRLAHGDYSALKAKNLSREHAKNE; encoded by the coding sequence ATGGAGTTGGCGGCGATACGGTCGTCGCGCGCGGCGCCACTTCGGAAAACCTTGAGCCGACGGAACATCCGCTCAAGGACATTGCGATCGCGAAGCGGTGCGGCTTTTGTCCGCCACCTCCGCCACACCGCCGTCACAGAACTCGCCACGGCGGGATGCTCCGCGCTCGAGATCGCGGGCGTCACCGGCCACACACTGAAATCGGTGAACGAGATCCCGGAGCGATATCTGGTGCGCACCTCCGACCTCGCCGCAGCCGCAACCGAGAACCGCTTGGCGCACGGAGATTATTCCGCGCTGAAGGCCAAAAACCTTTCCAGGGAACACGCCAAGAACGAATGA
- a CDS encoding TRAP-T family transporter, periplasmic binding protein, with product MIGWRRGILVALAVVGLAPAAWASGFLARPVELVVPYAAGGGTDVVARLIAESLEPRLGGRVVVKNVVGGGGSIGTSLVLHAPPDGYTIGTGSQGPLAMLPQYGGLDYGIDDVDFLALIARNRMVLAVRPGLPYADARALLDYARAHPGAVTIGNSGAGGANHVAAEGLAMAAEVRFRSVPFGGAAAAIAACLAGEVDAVMAHPPEILEPARAGRLVPLLVLEEARIPDLPEVPTARELGVDFTWAAWKGLIAPRGLPPDVRARIAGAIAASFADPAFRARLEKLGESVDYRPDAAFAELARRDFLAAGRVIRAIAAHNQSAR from the coding sequence ATGATCGGCTGGCGACGCGGAATTCTGGTGGCGTTGGCGGTGGTCGGCCTCGCCCCCGCCGCATGGGCTTCGGGGTTCCTTGCGCGTCCGGTGGAACTGGTGGTGCCGTATGCCGCGGGCGGCGGCACCGATGTCGTCGCCCGGCTGATCGCCGAGAGCCTGGAGCCGCGTCTCGGCGGTCGCGTGGTGGTCAAGAACGTGGTCGGCGGCGGCGGTTCGATCGGCACCAGTCTGGTGCTGCACGCGCCGCCCGACGGTTACACCATCGGCACCGGATCGCAGGGGCCGCTGGCGATGCTGCCGCAATACGGCGGTCTCGATTACGGCATCGACGACGTCGATTTCCTCGCCCTGATCGCGCGCAACCGGATGGTGCTGGCGGTGCGTCCGGGCCTGCCCTATGCCGACGCCCGCGCTCTGTTGGATTACGCCCGCGCCCACCCCGGCGCGGTGACGATCGGCAATTCGGGGGCCGGCGGGGCCAATCACGTGGCCGCCGAGGGGCTGGCGATGGCGGCGGAGGTGCGTTTCCGCAGTGTGCCGTTCGGCGGCGCCGCGGCCGCCATCGCGGCGTGTCTCGCCGGAGAGGTTGATGCGGTGATGGCGCATCCGCCCGAAATCCTCGAACCGGCGCGGGCCGGACGATTGGTGCCGCTGCTGGTACTGGAGGAGGCGCGGATTCCCGACTTGCCCGAGGTGCCGACCGCGCGCGAACTCGGCGTCGATTTCACCTGGGCGGCGTGGAAGGGGCTGATCGCGCCCCGGGGATTGCCGCCGGACGTGCGCGCCCGCATCGCCGGGGCGATCGCCGCGAGCTTCGCCGATCCGGCGTTCCGGGCCCGCCTCGAAAAGCTGGGCGAATCCGTCGATTACCGCCCGGATGCGGCGTTCGCCGAACTGGCGCGCCGCGATTTTCTCGCCGCCGGACGGGTGATCCGGGCGATCGCCGCCCACAATCAGTCGGCGCGGTAG
- a CDS encoding conserved membrane hypothetical protein (Evidence 4 : Homologs of previously reported genes of unknown function), with protein sequence MDGTTLILVLALVAALTAISQFLLHLIQRDMPGVRPWACACALIAAGLIATGQRHSFPLIAFGNWLVFLGHALMLASVRVFSGAPPRTGPLLIAATLAILPILALPRTDEDVHLRIAALSATLTLFSGAIAAAFPRIPGLIPRFNAAMFGLNAALHLARAGWALLWPQAADATLSGAVSIAVMLWSLAMLFEVAVGFTLMVSEKLRDDLRRQANLDPLTGILNRRGFDLVAGHAAQRGPRALLMIDIDRFKRINDTFGHPTGDRVLAHFARVAGLSLRDEDVFARIGGDEFVALLPGCDAEAAMRCAERLRAELAQRPPQPPVTLSIGVAADADGATSLAELARRADSALYRTKRGGRDRVALA encoded by the coding sequence ATGGACGGAACCACGCTGATCCTGGTGCTCGCCCTGGTCGCCGCGCTCACCGCCATCAGTCAGTTCCTCCTGCACCTGATCCAGCGCGACATGCCGGGCGTGCGGCCGTGGGCCTGTGCCTGCGCCCTCATCGCCGCCGGTCTGATCGCCACCGGCCAGCGCCACAGCTTCCCGCTGATCGCCTTCGGCAACTGGCTGGTGTTCCTCGGCCACGCCCTGATGCTGGCCTCGGTGCGGGTCTTCTCGGGCGCACCGCCGCGCACCGGGCCGCTGCTGATCGCCGCAACCCTTGCGATTCTGCCGATTCTCGCCCTCCCGCGCACCGACGAGGACGTGCACCTGCGGATCGCCGCGCTGTCCGCCACCCTGACGCTGTTCTCGGGAGCGATCGCCGCCGCGTTTCCGCGCATCCCCGGCCTGATCCCACGCTTCAACGCCGCGATGTTCGGTCTCAACGCGGCGCTCCATCTTGCCCGGGCCGGGTGGGCGTTGCTGTGGCCGCAGGCCGCCGACGCCACACTGAGCGGCGCGGTTTCGATCGCGGTGATGCTGTGGAGCCTCGCCATGCTGTTCGAAGTCGCGGTCGGCTTCACCCTCATGGTTTCCGAAAAGCTGCGCGACGATCTGCGCCGCCAGGCCAATCTCGATCCCCTGACCGGCATCCTCAACCGCCGCGGCTTCGATCTCGTCGCCGGGCACGCGGCGCAGCGCGGCCCGCGCGCGCTGCTGATGATCGACATCGACCGCTTCAAGCGCATCAACGACACCTTCGGCCATCCGACCGGCGACCGGGTTCTCGCCCATTTCGCACGGGTGGCCGGGCTGTCGTTGCGCGACGAAGACGTGTTCGCGCGGATCGGCGGCGACGAATTCGTCGCCCTGCTGCCGGGGTGCGACGCCGAAGCGGCGATGCGCTGCGCCGAACGTCTGCGCGCCGAACTGGCGCAACGGCCGCCGCAACCGCCGGTGACGCTGAGCATCGGCGTCGCCGCCGACGCCGACGGCGCGACGTCGCTCGCCGAACTGGCGCGGCGCGCGGATTCCGCGCTCTACCGCACCAAGCGCGGCGGGCGCGACCGCGTCGCCCTCGCGTGA
- a CDS encoding Cell shape-determining protein MreC — protein MKGTAVTGRWQTARLLLQRFAFVALVGAAFALMLLGKADTILVERVRAVVVDAMAPVIRALSQPAGALAEISDNVRDLANLRAENARLREENAQLLRWRDMARRLEAENGQFQSLLDYLPPPEARSFSIRVMGDTGGAFAHSVLVAAGGRDNVRKGMAVLSGDGLVGRVAQVGRKASRVVLITDITSRVPVVLESTRTRAILAGNNSEKPRLIYVPAGARVAPGDRVVTSGHAGAFPPGIPVGVVSSVDDTVIRVQPFMDRDRLEIVRVVDYGLSGILGSLDEETRAAQAEALKAARERGKAQRLQDAQQPAAEAGDQ, from the coding sequence GTGAAGGGAACCGCCGTCACCGGACGCTGGCAGACCGCGCGGCTGCTGCTGCAGCGGTTCGCGTTCGTCGCGCTGGTCGGCGCGGCGTTCGCGCTGATGCTGCTGGGCAAGGCCGACACCATTCTGGTGGAGCGCGTCCGCGCGGTGGTGGTGGACGCGATGGCGCCGGTGATCCGCGCGTTGTCCCAGCCCGCCGGCGCGCTCGCCGAGATCTCCGACAACGTCCGCGACCTCGCCAACCTGCGCGCCGAGAACGCCCGCCTGCGCGAGGAGAACGCGCAGCTTCTGCGCTGGCGCGACATGGCGCGCCGCCTCGAGGCCGAGAACGGGCAGTTCCAGTCGCTGCTGGATTACCTGCCGCCGCCCGAGGCGCGGTCGTTCTCGATCCGCGTGATGGGCGATACCGGCGGCGCGTTCGCCCATTCGGTGCTGGTGGCCGCGGGCGGGCGCGACAACGTCCGCAAGGGCATGGCGGTGCTGTCGGGCGACGGGCTGGTCGGCCGCGTCGCCCAGGTGGGACGCAAGGCGTCGCGGGTGGTGCTGATCACCGACATCACCTCGCGGGTGCCGGTGGTGCTGGAGAGCACCCGCACCCGCGCGATCCTCGCCGGCAACAACAGCGAGAAACCGCGCCTGATCTACGTGCCCGCGGGGGCGAGGGTCGCGCCCGGCGACCGGGTGGTGACCTCGGGCCACGCCGGCGCGTTCCCGCCGGGGATTCCGGTGGGCGTGGTGTCGTCGGTGGACGACACGGTGATCCGGGTGCAGCCGTTCATGGATCGCGACCGGCTGGAGATCGTCCGCGTCGTCGACTACGGCCTGTCGGGGATTCTCGGCAGCCTCGACGAGGAAACCCGCGCCGCGCAGGCGGAGGCGCTCAAGGCCGCGCGCGAACGCGGCAAGGCGCAGCGCCTCCAGGACGCGCAGCAACCCGCCGCCGAGGCGGGCGACCAGTGA
- the pdxA gene encoding 4-hydroxythreonine-4-phosphate dehydrogenase 1 encodes MTARLAITMGDPAGVGPEIIVKACARLKPRIDAGDLSILVIGSVPALRAAEKLLGTPPIPETANAPLACLQAGPEGAPILPGKLSADGGRFAYLAVAKAVELAMKGEIGGIVTAPLNKEALNLAGYHYSGHTEMLADLSGAKGSVMLLAHGNMRVSHVTTHCALEDVPKRLTPERLRTVIDLTDGALKGLGLDRRRIAIAALNPHAGEGGLFGRQDLDVSTPVIAACVADGLDVVGPVPGDTVFVKLRAGQYDAVVAMYHDQGHIPVKLLGFNVDPETGTWEALNGVNITLGLPIIRTSVDHGTAFDIAGTGAASEQSLIEAIDYAEKLAAARSPR; translated from the coding sequence TGAAACCGCGAATCGACGCGGGCGACCTGTCGATCCTGGTGATCGGCAGCGTTCCCGCCCTGCGCGCCGCCGAGAAGCTGCTCGGCACGCCACCGATTCCGGAAACCGCCAACGCGCCCCTCGCCTGCCTCCAGGCGGGGCCGGAGGGCGCGCCGATTCTCCCCGGCAAGCTGTCGGCCGACGGCGGCCGCTTCGCCTACCTCGCGGTGGCGAAGGCGGTCGAGCTGGCGATGAAGGGCGAGATCGGCGGCATCGTCACCGCGCCGCTCAACAAGGAAGCCCTCAACCTCGCGGGCTACCACTACTCCGGCCACACCGAGATGCTCGCCGATCTCTCCGGCGCCAAGGGCTCGGTGATGCTGCTGGCGCACGGCAACATGCGGGTTTCCCACGTCACCACCCACTGCGCGCTCGAAGACGTGCCGAAGCGCCTGACGCCGGAGCGCCTGCGCACCGTCATCGATCTCACCGACGGCGCGCTGAAGGGCCTCGGCCTCGACCGCCGCAGGATCGCGATCGCGGCGCTCAACCCGCACGCGGGCGAGGGCGGGCTGTTCGGCCGCCAGGATCTCGACGTCTCCACCCCGGTGATCGCCGCCTGCGTCGCCGACGGCCTCGACGTCGTCGGGCCGGTGCCGGGCGACACCGTGTTCGTCAAGCTGCGCGCCGGGCAGTACGACGCGGTGGTCGCGATGTACCACGACCAGGGACACATTCCGGTGAAGCTGCTCGGTTTCAACGTCGACCCCGAAACCGGCACCTGGGAGGCGCTCAACGGCGTCAACATCACCCTCGGCCTGCCGATCATCCGCACCTCGGTGGATCACGGCACCGCCTTCGACATCGCCGGCACCGGCGCCGCCAGCGAACAAAGCCTGATCGAGGCGATCGACTACGCCGAAAAGCTCGCCGCCGCAAGGAGCCCCCGATGA